A genomic window from Sphingobacterium spiritivorum includes:
- a CDS encoding GNAT family N-acetyltransferase — protein sequence MQEVIIREAVKADCPAMLELIKELALFEKAPEQVTVTMEEFEESGFGKNPVWGAFVAEVSGNIVGISLYYIRYSTWKGRRLYLEDLIVTEQMRGTGIGKKLLDKTVEYSKSKGYSGMMWQVLDWNTPAIEFYKKYQATFDGEWLNVSINH from the coding sequence ATGCAGGAAGTAATCATACGCGAAGCTGTGAAAGCAGACTGTCCAGCCATGCTTGAACTCATAAAGGAACTGGCGTTATTTGAAAAAGCTCCGGAACAGGTCACTGTGACTATGGAAGAGTTTGAAGAATCCGGTTTTGGCAAAAATCCGGTTTGGGGGGCATTTGTAGCTGAAGTATCCGGCAATATCGTCGGCATTTCGCTTTATTATATACGTTACTCTACATGGAAGGGCCGGAGACTTTACCTGGAAGACCTTATCGTAACAGAACAGATGCGTGGAACAGGAATAGGTAAAAAGCTATTAGACAAAACGGTTGAATACAGTAAAAGTAAAGGATATTCCGGCATGATGTGGCAGGTACTGGACTGGAATACACCTGCAATAGAGTTTTATAAAAAATATCAGGCAACATTTGATGGCGAATGGCTGAATGTCAGCATTAATCACTAA
- a CDS encoding endonuclease MutS2 has translation MIYPVNASDKLGLAEIKTYIKQKCLSEPGREMVERIQPQVKYDQIDRFLRQTNEFKDLLVNDSSLPVDHLYPIKSLVEKARVEGAFLAEEEFYRVLLSLRTVYAVIRYFKEREGQYPNLEVLFEHVEIENSIIRNIESVIDERGKMKNNASRLLLDLTQQILKAEQEAHKRIDSIFKQAQNNGWTADGNLTIRDGRLVIPILAENKRKLKGLIHDESATGQTAYIEPEEVFHLNNKIRDLEFERRREVIRILVELTNGLRPHIPLLLSYHSLLTKLDFVRAKALFALDIDADMPELSKEAEVMLHNARHPLLFLHAKKDQHTIVPLNINISNAERIIVVSGPNAGGKSVCMKTVGLLQLMVQSGLLIPADPTSRVGVFRQIFADIGDDQSIESDLSTYSAHLSKMKHFTEFANARTLVLIDEFGTGTDPLFGGPMAESVLETLNKKQIRGVITTHYSNLKVFASNTEGIENASMLFDNVAMKPLYILQVGKPGSSYAFEIAQKIGLRKDILELARQKIGTQQKKVDTLLVDLERDKKEVMETKTAILKRERELVALKAEYETLQSYLDENKKQILKQAKEEARQILKDANKLVENTIADIKSVNADKEKTKEIRGKLTKAAADHKPAHGVATPKVKVQPEEDTAIEVGDWVKIVDSGNEAQVIEVARNNNLILALGDLRTVVKRSKVSKLRSKEKSKAIKKSSNTPSAADFSPEVDVRGMRTEDALHQIELVLDRAVMIGYPSLKIVHGKGDGILRKFIRDYLRKYSHVSRFEDEHADRGGDGITYAYID, from the coding sequence ATGATTTATCCTGTAAATGCAAGTGACAAACTCGGCCTGGCCGAGATCAAAACATATATTAAACAAAAGTGCCTCAGTGAGCCTGGCCGTGAGATGGTCGAGCGTATACAACCTCAGGTAAAATACGATCAGATTGATCGTTTCCTGAGACAAACAAATGAGTTCAAAGATCTGCTGGTCAATGATTCTTCACTACCTGTAGATCACTTATATCCTATCAAATCCTTAGTAGAGAAGGCTAGGGTAGAAGGGGCTTTTCTTGCAGAAGAAGAGTTTTACAGAGTGTTGCTTTCTTTGCGTACAGTCTATGCTGTAATTCGCTATTTTAAAGAAAGAGAAGGACAATATCCCAATCTTGAAGTCCTGTTTGAACATGTAGAGATTGAAAACAGTATTATCCGGAATATTGAGTCTGTTATTGATGAGCGGGGTAAGATGAAGAATAATGCTTCACGTCTGTTGCTGGATCTCACCCAACAGATTCTGAAAGCAGAACAGGAAGCACACAAGAGAATAGACAGTATCTTTAAGCAGGCTCAAAACAACGGATGGACGGCAGATGGAAACCTGACTATTCGTGACGGTCGTCTGGTGATTCCGATCCTGGCAGAGAATAAGAGAAAACTAAAAGGCCTGATTCACGATGAATCTGCCACCGGACAAACAGCTTATATAGAGCCTGAAGAGGTGTTTCACCTTAACAATAAGATTCGGGATCTGGAATTTGAGCGTCGTCGGGAAGTAATTCGTATTCTGGTCGAGCTGACGAATGGATTGAGACCTCATATTCCATTATTGTTATCTTACCATAGCTTACTGACAAAATTGGATTTTGTACGTGCCAAAGCCTTGTTTGCTTTAGATATAGATGCAGATATGCCTGAATTGTCAAAAGAAGCAGAGGTAATGCTACATAATGCACGTCATCCTTTATTGTTCTTACATGCAAAGAAAGATCAGCATACGATCGTTCCGCTGAATATTAATATCAGTAATGCGGAACGTATTATTGTGGTATCCGGCCCCAATGCAGGAGGGAAATCGGTGTGTATGAAGACGGTCGGATTATTACAACTTATGGTGCAGTCAGGCTTACTGATACCTGCGGATCCAACCTCCAGAGTAGGTGTATTCCGGCAGATCTTTGCGGATATAGGTGATGACCAGTCCATAGAAAGTGATCTGAGTACATATAGTGCCCACTTGTCTAAGATGAAGCATTTTACAGAGTTTGCCAATGCGCGTACCCTGGTGCTGATAGATGAATTCGGTACAGGTACTGACCCCTTATTTGGCGGACCGATGGCTGAATCGGTATTGGAAACATTGAATAAAAAGCAAATCCGGGGTGTGATTACAACGCACTATTCTAATCTTAAGGTATTTGCGAGTAATACAGAAGGTATAGAGAATGCTTCCATGTTATTTGATAATGTGGCGATGAAGCCTTTGTATATTCTGCAGGTCGGTAAGCCGGGCAGTTCTTATGCGTTTGAAATTGCTCAGAAGATCGGGTTGAGAAAAGATATCCTGGAACTGGCCCGACAAAAAATCGGTACGCAGCAGAAAAAGGTAGATACTTTATTGGTGGATCTGGAGCGGGATAAAAAGGAAGTCATGGAAACGAAGACAGCTATTCTGAAACGTGAACGTGAACTGGTGGCTCTGAAAGCGGAGTATGAAACGCTTCAGTCTTATCTGGATGAGAATAAAAAGCAAATTCTCAAACAGGCTAAGGAAGAAGCGAGACAGATTCTTAAAGATGCTAACAAACTGGTGGAGAACACCATTGCGGATATTAAATCTGTAAATGCAGATAAAGAAAAAACAAAGGAAATAAGAGGAAAGCTTACGAAGGCTGCCGCTGATCATAAACCGGCTCATGGAGTTGCAACACCTAAAGTAAAAGTACAACCTGAAGAAGATACAGCCATAGAAGTCGGTGATTGGGTGAAAATTGTAGACTCGGGAAATGAAGCTCAGGTCATCGAGGTGGCGCGGAACAATAATCTGATACTGGCACTGGGTGACTTACGTACAGTTGTAAAGCGTTCTAAAGTCAGCAAATTAAGAAGTAAGGAGAAGTCAAAAGCTATCAAAAAGAGTAGTAATACACCTTCAGCTGCCGATTTTAGTCCGGAAGTAGATGTGAGAGGCATGCGTACAGAGGATGCACTGCATCAGATCGAACTGGTATTGGATAGAGCTGTTATGATCGGATATCCGAGCCTTAAAATTGTTCATGGCAAAGGAGACGGTATTTTGCGTAAATTTATACGGGACTATCTGCGTAAGTATAGCCATGTATCCAGATTTGAGGATGAACATGCCGATAGAGGAGGAGACGGTATTACCTATGCTTATATAGATTAA
- a CDS encoding TonB-dependent receptor, translating to MKKSLLFFALVLASYGTIQAQVTTSSMTGSVTQSSGQKTAGATIKATHVPSGTVYSGSANSAGIFNLPNMRVGGPYKVEITYVGFSPQIYNDIYLQLGQAFVLNANLSDNETMLDEVAVTGVKKGRNFKTGAETTISRKQLENLPTVSRSINDFTRLTPQADVKGSSLSIGGMNNRFNQFTIDGAVSNDVFGLNASGTNGGGTNTNPISLDAIEQMSVQIAPFDVRYSGFAGGGISAVTKSGTNTVQGSAYYLFRNQDLTGKTPKFILKDGEKATKLANFSEKTYGVRLGGPIVKDKLFLFFNYEKTKSNTPLNNPVGEGQSKLSVADAQRIAQIARDKYNYEVGSFTDLIDENESDKVFTRLDYNINEKHKLSVRYNYISGYDLGNTRSANAVTFANGAVIKKSKTHNATLEFNSRFNNSISNNFLLGYTQVRDFRDFNGSLFPRVRISLGEPVYNLGTEANTNINQLDQDVFTLTNNLTFYKGLHTVTVGTHNELYKMYNAFTANSNGSYNFTNSPTADVNPATGQPYTAIENFERGKALSSQFSYSNTDDPRQGAKFSAAQIGFYIQDDYQIQPNMKITAGVRVDIPMYFDKPMENTDFNNSILALRYDVKTNRMPKPAFMFSPRVGFNWDVNSDRSTIVRGGLGIFTSRFPFVWASGAFSQSGALLGGNNLSSGRDNIPVVNFIPDPNAQPKFAGTVTPSGNITVLDENLKLPQIARISAGVDQELPYGIKGTVEFMYAKNLSAFRFTDINLERPTGQLQGADNRLMYSTVNKDRRILDNYSEVVYIDNVNKGNSWSATASLAKDFNFGLSASLAYTYTESKDLFSGTSSQNNSNFYRVATVNGSNSASVAHSPYSTGSRVLGILSYSKEYLRHLGTTISLVYNGQDGARYSYMVTGGLGGHAQDGNNQFALMYIPRDQSEMRFVATKDMTVDQQWAAFNSFIESDDYLKSRRGKYAERNGARTPFTHKFDLRVVQDLFTNIGSTKNKLQLSIDIMNVGNLINSDWGKQYSGGGSFWDNSFRPVTFDSYVSATDNTPQYRLNNLNNNKPYFEQDIVSRWSAQVGIRYIFN from the coding sequence ATGAAGAAATCTTTACTATTTTTTGCTTTAGTTCTTGCAAGCTACGGTACGATCCAGGCGCAGGTAACGACAAGTAGTATGACTGGTTCCGTTACTCAAAGCAGTGGTCAGAAAACTGCAGGAGCGACAATCAAGGCAACACACGTTCCTTCAGGAACTGTTTATTCTGGTTCTGCAAATAGTGCCGGAATATTTAACCTACCGAATATGCGTGTAGGAGGACCTTACAAAGTAGAAATTACTTATGTAGGTTTCAGTCCGCAAATCTACAATGACATCTACTTACAACTTGGACAGGCGTTTGTGTTGAATGCAAATTTGTCTGATAATGAGACAATGTTAGATGAGGTTGCGGTAACTGGAGTTAAAAAGGGAAGAAACTTCAAAACTGGCGCTGAAACTACCATTTCAAGAAAACAGTTAGAAAACTTACCTACAGTTAGTAGAAGTATTAATGATTTTACACGTTTAACTCCACAGGCAGATGTTAAAGGTAGTTCATTATCAATTGGAGGTATGAATAACCGTTTCAATCAATTTACAATTGATGGTGCAGTTAGTAATGACGTATTCGGTTTGAATGCTTCAGGTACAAACGGAGGCGGAACAAATACCAATCCAATTTCATTAGATGCAATTGAGCAGATGTCTGTTCAGATTGCTCCTTTTGATGTCAGATATAGCGGATTTGCTGGTGGTGGTATTTCTGCTGTTACTAAATCCGGAACCAATACTGTACAAGGATCTGCTTACTACTTATTCAGAAATCAGGATTTGACAGGTAAAACACCTAAGTTTATTTTGAAAGACGGAGAGAAAGCTACGAAACTGGCTAACTTCTCAGAAAAAACATATGGCGTTCGTTTAGGTGGACCTATTGTTAAGGATAAACTATTTTTGTTTTTCAATTATGAAAAAACAAAAAGTAATACTCCTTTAAATAATCCGGTAGGAGAAGGACAATCCAAATTATCTGTTGCTGATGCTCAAAGAATAGCGCAAATTGCAAGAGATAAATACAATTATGAAGTTGGATCATTCACCGATCTTATTGATGAGAATGAATCAGATAAAGTATTCACTCGCTTAGATTATAACATTAACGAAAAGCACAAGTTATCTGTAAGATATAACTATATCTCTGGTTACGATTTAGGTAATACACGTAGTGCTAATGCAGTAACATTTGCGAATGGAGCTGTAATTAAGAAATCCAAAACGCACAATGCTACTTTAGAATTCAACAGCAGATTTAATAATTCAATCTCAAATAACTTCTTATTAGGTTATACTCAGGTAAGAGACTTTAGAGATTTTAACGGAAGTTTGTTTCCAAGAGTGAGAATTAGCTTAGGAGAACCTGTATATAATTTAGGAACTGAGGCTAACACTAATATTAATCAGTTGGATCAGGATGTATTTACATTAACAAACAATCTAACATTCTATAAAGGCTTGCATACTGTTACTGTAGGAACACATAATGAGCTTTACAAGATGTATAACGCATTTACAGCAAACTCAAACGGTTCCTACAACTTTACAAATTCTCCTACTGCAGATGTAAACCCTGCTACAGGACAGCCGTATACAGCTATTGAAAACTTTGAAAGAGGTAAAGCTTTATCTTCTCAGTTCAGCTATAGTAATACAGATGATCCGCGTCAGGGAGCGAAGTTCAGTGCTGCACAAATCGGTTTTTATATACAGGATGACTATCAAATCCAGCCTAATATGAAAATTACTGCTGGTGTTAGGGTAGATATTCCAATGTATTTTGATAAACCAATGGAAAATACAGATTTTAACAATTCTATTTTAGCTTTGCGCTACGATGTGAAAACAAACAGAATGCCTAAACCTGCATTTATGTTTTCTCCTCGAGTTGGATTCAACTGGGATGTTAATTCAGACCGCTCAACAATTGTACGAGGTGGTTTAGGTATTTTTACTTCTAGATTTCCATTTGTATGGGCCTCAGGAGCATTTTCTCAAAGTGGAGCATTGTTAGGGGGTAATAACTTAAGTTCAGGAAGAGATAATATTCCTGTTGTTAATTTTATTCCTGATCCTAATGCACAACCTAAATTTGCAGGAACTGTCACTCCTTCAGGTAATATCACAGTGTTGGATGAAAACCTTAAATTACCTCAGATTGCGCGTATTTCAGCTGGTGTAGATCAGGAATTGCCATATGGAATTAAAGGTACAGTTGAATTTATGTATGCTAAGAATCTAAGTGCATTTAGATTTACTGATATTAACCTGGAAAGACCTACAGGCCAATTACAAGGTGCCGATAATCGTTTGATGTATTCAACAGTAAATAAGGACAGACGTATACTTGATAACTATTCAGAAGTTGTATATATCGATAACGTAAATAAAGGAAACTCGTGGTCAGCAACTGCATCTTTAGCAAAAGACTTTAATTTTGGTTTATCAGCGTCCTTAGCTTATACTTATACAGAATCAAAAGATTTGTTTTCAGGAACTTCATCTCAAAACAATTCAAATTTCTATCGTGTAGCGACAGTTAACGGATCAAACAGTGCTTCAGTAGCACATTCACCATATAGCACAGGTAGTCGTGTTTTAGGTATTTTATCCTATTCGAAGGAATATCTTAGACACTTAGGAACTACTATTTCATTAGTTTATAATGGTCAGGATGGAGCTCGTTATTCATATATGGTTACTGGAGGTCTTGGAGGTCATGCACAAGATGGAAATAATCAATTTGCATTAATGTATATTCCTAGAGATCAATCAGAAATGCGTTTTGTTGCTACAAAAGATATGACGGTTGATCAACAATGGGCTGCATTCAATTCATTTATTGAATCTGATGATTATCTGAAAAGCCGTCGTGGTAAATATGCTGAGCGTAATGGTGCCAGAACTCCTTTTACACATAAATTTGATTTAAGAGTAGTGCAGGATCTATTTACTAATATTGGCAGTACAAAAAATAAATTGCAATTATCAATTGACATCATGAATGTTGGTAACCTGATTAATAGTGATTGGGGTAAACAATATAGTGGTGGTGGAAGTTTCTGGGATAACTCATTCAGACCAGTTACGTTTGATAGCTATGTTTCAGCAACAGATAATACTCCTCAATACAGATTGAACAATTTGAATAACAATAAACCATATTTTGAGCAGGATATTGTATCCAGATGGTCTGCACAAGTAGGTATTCGTTATATCTTCAACTAG
- a CDS encoding DUF4296 domain-containing protein, with product MTDILVEVHLIDGYLNTLSADSSRRVIDGYYQQAFTNLGTDSATFNRSMKYYAEDPILMADVYEKVSGRLMKMDQEYSKIDSIRNAGIQDSVRLVTHLQMLASKAHDLILNVPKEAGKLTYDAYRETFITEAGLGSLIGKYTPAAPLVPAVEQLPEKALPPIPMPEQEKTVADSTNIPLTPVKSPLVKPVM from the coding sequence ATGACTGATATTCTGGTAGAAGTACATCTGATAGACGGCTATCTGAATACGCTTAGTGCAGACAGTTCCCGTCGTGTCATTGACGGGTATTATCAACAGGCATTTACCAATCTGGGGACAGACTCGGCAACGTTCAACAGAAGTATGAAATACTATGCTGAGGATCCTATATTAATGGCTGATGTGTATGAAAAGGTCAGCGGACGATTAATGAAAATGGATCAGGAGTACAGTAAGATCGATTCGATACGCAATGCAGGTATTCAGGACAGTGTGAGACTGGTAACTCATCTGCAGATGCTGGCCTCTAAAGCACATGATCTGATACTGAATGTACCTAAAGAAGCTGGTAAACTGACCTATGATGCCTACCGTGAGACCTTTATCACGGAAGCGGGATTAGGTAGTCTGATCGGAAAGTATACCCCTGCAGCACCTCTGGTGCCTGCTGTGGAACAGCTGCCGGAAAAAGCATTGCCGCCGATACCTATGCCTGAACAGGAAAAGACTGTCGCAGACAGTACGAATATACCATTGACGCCTGTGAAGTCGCCTTTGGTGAAGCCTGTGATGTAA
- a CDS encoding YggS family pyridoxal phosphate-dependent enzyme, whose protein sequence is MSIAANIEEINQEIKSLGVTLVAVSKTKPNEDILQAYEAGQRVFGENMVQELVEKQEQLPKDIQWHLIGHLQTNKVKYIAPFIHMIESVDSIKLLKEINKHALKHDRIIDCLLQIYIADEDSKFGLDHTELIELLRDEEFSSLQNIRIRGLMGIATNTDNEKVIKEEFYELKMLFDGVKSSFFRKEDSFDTLSMGMSSDYRLAIEQGSTMIRLGSTVFGKRVIKHFKAK, encoded by the coding sequence ATGAGTATTGCAGCTAACATTGAAGAAATAAATCAGGAAATCAAATCATTAGGCGTAACATTAGTAGCCGTATCAAAGACCAAACCAAACGAGGATATTCTACAGGCATATGAAGCCGGGCAACGTGTGTTTGGAGAAAATATGGTTCAGGAACTTGTTGAAAAACAGGAACAGTTACCTAAAGACATCCAATGGCATCTCATTGGTCACCTTCAAACCAATAAGGTCAAATATATTGCTCCTTTTATCCATATGATCGAGTCTGTAGACTCTATCAAATTGCTGAAGGAAATCAACAAGCATGCCTTAAAGCATGACCGTATAATCGACTGTCTGCTACAGATATATATCGCAGACGAAGATTCTAAGTTCGGATTGGATCATACGGAACTGATCGAATTACTTCGTGATGAGGAGTTTTCGTCACTTCAAAATATCCGGATCAGAGGTCTGATGGGTATTGCCACAAATACCGATAATGAAAAGGTTATAAAAGAAGAGTTTTATGAATTAAAAATGCTTTTTGACGGAGTAAAATCCAGCTTTTTCAGAAAAGAAGATAGCTTTGACACGTTGTCCATGGGCATGTCTTCGGACTATCGCCTGGCTATAGAACAGGGAAGTACAATGATTCGACTGGGAAGCACTGTCTTCGGAAAAAGAGTAATCAAACATTTTAAAGCAAAATAA
- a CDS encoding LOG family protein, with the protein MKEDKILRAFENKTWQEIKVKDSWQIFKIMSEFVDGFEKLAKIGPCVSIFGSARTPREHKYYQMAVDIGKLLTERGYGVISGGGPGIMEAANKGAYEAGGKSVGLNIELPFEQFHNKYIDRDKLLEFNYFFVRKVMFMKYSQGYIVMPGGFGTMDELFEAITLIQTGKIARFPIVLVGSEYWGGLIDWVQNTMLGNAYISEEDLKLYRVVDSAEDAAEHIFRFYDKYLLKPNF; encoded by the coding sequence ATGAAGGAAGATAAAATCTTACGTGCGTTCGAGAACAAAACTTGGCAGGAGATTAAGGTGAAAGATTCGTGGCAGATCTTTAAGATCATGTCGGAATTTGTTGATGGTTTTGAAAAACTAGCTAAAATAGGTCCTTGTGTATCCATATTCGGATCTGCCAGAACTCCCAGAGAACATAAATATTATCAAATGGCGGTCGATATCGGCAAGCTCTTGACAGAAAGAGGTTACGGTGTTATTTCAGGAGGCGGTCCCGGTATTATGGAAGCAGCCAACAAGGGTGCTTATGAAGCCGGAGGTAAATCCGTAGGTCTGAATATAGAACTTCCTTTTGAGCAATTCCACAATAAGTATATTGACAGAGATAAGCTACTGGAATTTAATTATTTCTTTGTTCGCAAAGTCATGTTTATGAAATACTCTCAGGGATATATTGTTATGCCCGGGGGATTCGGAACGATGGATGAATTGTTTGAAGCCATTACGCTGATTCAGACCGGAAAAATTGCCCGCTTCCCTATTGTATTGGTAGGTAGCGAATATTGGGGCGGATTAATCGACTGGGTTCAAAATACAATGTTGGGCAATGCCTATATCAGTGAAGAAGATTTGAAACTGTATCGTGTAGTCGATAGTGCAGAAGATGCAGCAGAACATATCTTCAGATTCTACGACAAGTATCTGCTAAAACCGAATTTTTAG
- a CDS encoding phosphatase PAP2 family protein gives MSFNICQSAFYILLIFVFSHAPRIAFAQEEPARTLDIRILESIAETRTPAQNATFHFISDSHNYMQIAIPAGLFIAGAISDDKQMRQNAGYVISSTAVTALLNIGLKQVFKRSRPFKKYNNFTALATPGSFSFPSGHTSAAFSTATALSHAYPKWYVIAPAMLWAGSVGYSRMYLGVHYTSDVAAGAALGAGTALGMGFMKK, from the coding sequence ATGTCATTTAACATTTGTCAATCTGCTTTTTATATCCTTCTGATCTTTGTCTTTTCACACGCTCCGCGTATAGCTTTTGCTCAGGAAGAGCCGGCCCGTACATTAGATATCCGCATATTGGAATCTATTGCTGAAACACGTACCCCAGCGCAGAATGCTACCTTTCATTTTATATCAGACTCCCATAATTACATGCAGATCGCTATTCCGGCAGGTCTGTTTATAGCAGGAGCCATCAGTGATGATAAACAGATGCGTCAAAATGCAGGATATGTCATCAGCAGCACAGCAGTGACAGCTTTGTTAAATATCGGATTAAAACAGGTTTTTAAACGTTCCCGTCCTTTTAAGAAATATAATAATTTCACAGCGCTGGCTACCCCCGGCTCATTTTCTTTTCCTTCGGGGCATACATCGGCGGCTTTTAGTACCGCCACAGCTTTGTCTCATGCCTATCCCAAATGGTATGTAATAGCTCCGGCCATGTTATGGGCAGGAAGTGTAGGCTATTCGCGTATGTATTTAGGGGTGCATTATACTTCGGATGTTGCTGCAGGTGCCGCTCTTGGTGCAGGAACTGCGTTAGGCATGGGTTTTATGAAAAAATAA
- a CDS encoding phosphatidylinositol-specific phospholipase C, giving the protein MHMKLYFNYMLLLLVVFTSCNSSEIEKLELSQSSASVAQVLPEGTNWMSFIQGERKLSSLSIPGTHDAGARYEPVSGTAKTQNLTIAEQLNAGVRFLDVRCRFVDNNFAIHHGPVYQHLNFDDVLQSCKSFLQEHPSETIIMSVKEEHTPSGNSMTFEERFIKYTDTYSGLFRLDTDIPSLQQARGKIVLLRRFGSAQALGIQAYNGWSDNTSFTIQNQESTLQVQDAYQVSSNTDKWNAINTLLNTSKNTDPASGTLFLNFSSGYQKKLWVIPNIPSVSNEINPKLLNYFNQQTTSHFGVIITDFIHADLAKSIFNTNF; this is encoded by the coding sequence ATGCATATGAAACTTTACTTCAACTACATGTTACTTTTACTGGTCGTCTTTACTTCCTGTAATTCTTCTGAAATTGAAAAACTAGAGCTTTCCCAATCGTCTGCATCTGTGGCGCAGGTACTGCCGGAGGGGACAAACTGGATGAGCTTTATCCAGGGAGAACGTAAGCTTTCCTCACTGAGTATTCCGGGGACACATGATGCCGGTGCTCGCTATGAACCTGTTTCGGGCACTGCAAAGACGCAAAACCTGACCATCGCAGAGCAACTGAATGCCGGAGTCCGTTTTCTGGATGTGCGTTGTCGTTTTGTAGATAACAACTTTGCTATCCATCACGGACCAGTATATCAGCATCTCAATTTTGATGATGTACTGCAATCCTGTAAAAGCTTCTTACAGGAGCATCCTTCAGAAACCATTATTATGAGTGTCAAGGAAGAGCACACGCCCAGTGGCAATTCGATGACTTTCGAAGAGCGTTTTATCAAGTATACCGATACCTATTCAGGTCTGTTCAGGTTAGATACAGATATTCCTTCTTTACAGCAGGCACGGGGTAAGATTGTGTTATTAAGAAGGTTTGGCAGCGCACAGGCACTCGGTATTCAGGCCTATAACGGATGGTCGGACAATACCTCTTTCACCATTCAGAATCAGGAATCTACCCTACAGGTACAGGATGCTTATCAGGTGAGCAGTAATACAGATAAATGGAATGCCATTAATACCTTATTAAATACAAGTAAGAATACGGATCCGGCTTCCGGAACATTGTTTTTGAATTTCTCCAGCGGATATCAGAAAAAATTATGGGTGATCCCTAACATTCCATCCGTATCCAATGAGATAAATCCCAAATTATTAAACTATTTCAATCAGCAGACGACCAGCCATTTCGGGGTTATTATTACCGATTTTATTCATGCTGATCTGGCTAAAAGTATTTTCAATACCAATTTTTAA
- a CDS encoding MgtC/SapB family protein — protein MFGDFFQDERVQAVFVSILCGCVIGFEREYRNKSAGFRTVVLICFGSTIFTMVSMLGEQSDDRIAANIVTGIGFLGAGVIFKGKMSVLGLTTAAVIWSMAAIGMVIGTGEFVLAFFLTGCMFIILAFFHKIERMLSGFFFTKTLYITFQDIGLYHLKDFEELLLDGSVKPVRKGLEKRGNQLMVIYDITGRRKHIQAVNEKIVGLDYVYEFSYS, from the coding sequence ATGTTTGGAGATTTTTTTCAGGATGAACGTGTTCAGGCAGTCTTTGTATCCATTCTGTGCGGATGCGTTATCGGTTTTGAACGTGAATACCGCAATAAATCGGCAGGTTTCAGAACGGTTGTACTTATCTGTTTCGGTTCTACTATTTTTACTATGGTCTCCATGTTGGGAGAACAATCGGATGACCGTATTGCTGCTAATATCGTTACCGGAATAGGCTTTTTAGGTGCAGGTGTGATCTTTAAAGGTAAAATGTCTGTTTTGGGACTGACTACTGCGGCTGTCATCTGGTCTATGGCCGCTATTGGTATGGTGATTGGTACCGGAGAGTTTGTGTTGGCATTCTTTCTTACAGGCTGCATGTTTATTATTCTGGCTTTCTTCCATAAGATTGAGCGTATGTTGTCCGGTTTTTTCTTTACGAAGACTTTATATATTACTTTTCAGGATATAGGGTTGTACCATCTTAAAGATTTTGAAGAGTTGTTACTCGATGGCAGCGTAAAGCCGGTGCGCAAAGGGCTGGAAAAGCGTGGCAATCAGTTGATGGTTATTTATGATATTACCGGCAGGCGTAAGCATATTCAGGCTGTCAATGAAAAGATTGTTGGACTGGATTATGTATATGAATTCTCTTATTCTTAA